A genomic stretch from Sulfobacillus thermosulfidooxidans includes:
- a CDS encoding GGDEF domain-containing protein — translation MIENDRIRLLMMQGTSIEDMVTILGISREEMDRQIRLIFSELLSRYGTIAGTGENMARFASNWDLLTGSLTRYAGEQALAKLIRDVRAHNPLTIAFLDMDNLKAVNDHFGHQAGDRLLCRVVHTIFSQIRRSDLVIRWAGDEFVLVLPGASVPVAKELIGRIRTADPEIQFSIGLVQYHPGEDLNALIDRADQAMYQEKRAKKATNQLPEKQRMGIEIDRRHALSYDQRLPLTKSFRMSPEDN, via the coding sequence GTGATTGAGAATGATCGTATTCGCCTGCTAATGATGCAAGGAACATCTATTGAAGACATGGTCACTATTTTAGGTATTTCGCGTGAAGAAATGGACCGACAGATTCGGTTGATCTTTAGTGAGTTGTTGAGTCGGTACGGAACAATAGCGGGAACCGGGGAGAATATGGCACGCTTTGCTTCCAATTGGGATTTGCTGACGGGTTCTTTAACACGCTATGCAGGAGAACAGGCATTGGCGAAACTCATACGTGACGTAAGAGCGCATAATCCTTTAACGATAGCCTTTTTAGACATGGATAACCTTAAAGCGGTAAATGATCATTTTGGACATCAGGCGGGAGACCGTCTATTGTGTCGTGTCGTCCATACGATTTTTAGTCAAATTCGCCGTAGCGATTTAGTGATCCGGTGGGCGGGCGATGAATTTGTGCTGGTGCTACCGGGTGCATCAGTTCCTGTCGCCAAAGAGCTCATCGGGAGAATTCGCACAGCAGATCCGGAAATTCAATTTTCCATTGGTCTTGTCCAATACCACCCGGGGGAAGATTTGAATGCCCTCATTGACCGCGCTGATCAAGCCATGTATCAAGAGAAGCGGGCCAAAAAGGCTACAAATCAATTACCCGAAAAACAACGAATGGGCATAGAAATTGATCGCCGTCACGCGCTTTCCTATGACCAAAGATTACCTTTAACCAAAAGTTTTCGCATGAGTCCCGAGGACAATTAG
- a CDS encoding AbrB/MazE/SpoVT family DNA-binding domain-containing protein: MKSTGIVRRVDELGRVVLPIELRRTLQIEDKDSLEIYVDGEKIVLRKYEPACIFCGNAENIETFRGKNICHDCLKSLHIEAV, encoded by the coding sequence ATGAAGTCAACAGGAATTGTCCGTCGAGTGGACGAGCTTGGTCGCGTCGTCCTGCCTATTGAATTGCGGAGGACATTACAAATTGAAGACAAAGATTCCTTAGAAATCTATGTCGATGGAGAAAAAATCGTCCTGCGGAAATATGAACCGGCGTGCATTTTCTGCGGAAACGCCGAAAACATTGAGACTTTCCGCGGTAAGAATATTTGCCACGATTGCTTAAAAAGCTTGCATATTGAAGCGGTTTAA
- the rsmI gene encoding 16S rRNA (cytidine(1402)-2'-O)-methyltransferase — MSVNTDHHWVEPGHVYLVGTPIGNLEDFSPRAQAVLRQVDRILCEDTRETEILCRTFDIHRPLVSFHAHNASQRLQQVATWIAQGESLALVSDRGMPAISDPGQELMVWLYENHIPFSVIPGPSAQVTAFAASGFPHPYVFWGFIPPHGKARRERLQEIHACPYASVIYEAPHHMDKTLADLVELLGRDRLVVLGRELTKHFEEFWKGTLGELVSQNRTWKGEMVLVLGPMPSVCDQEPDWGKLIDDVENLVAAGHTIKEATQQIASQYHISRRELYNRAQKSRNN; from the coding sequence GTGTCTGTAAACACGGATCATCACTGGGTAGAACCCGGGCATGTATACCTGGTGGGAACGCCTATTGGAAACCTCGAAGACTTTTCGCCCCGAGCCCAAGCGGTATTACGGCAGGTTGACCGGATTTTATGCGAAGATACCCGGGAAACAGAAATTCTTTGCCGTACTTTTGATATCCACCGTCCCTTGGTGTCGTTTCATGCCCATAATGCGTCACAGCGTCTGCAACAAGTGGCAACGTGGATTGCCCAAGGAGAAAGTCTTGCACTGGTTTCAGACCGGGGAATGCCGGCTATTTCTGATCCGGGTCAAGAACTAATGGTCTGGCTTTATGAAAACCATATTCCGTTTTCGGTCATTCCTGGCCCGTCGGCGCAGGTTACAGCATTTGCAGCTTCAGGATTTCCCCACCCCTATGTATTTTGGGGCTTTATCCCGCCACATGGAAAAGCCCGGCGCGAGAGACTACAGGAAATTCATGCTTGTCCTTATGCCAGTGTGATTTATGAAGCCCCTCATCATATGGACAAGACCTTAGCCGATCTTGTGGAGCTTTTAGGGAGGGATCGCCTGGTTGTTCTCGGGCGGGAACTGACTAAACACTTTGAAGAGTTTTGGAAAGGGACGCTGGGTGAGTTAGTGAGTCAAAACCGGACTTGGAAGGGAGAAATGGTCTTAGTGTTAGGACCAATGCCTTCCGTTTGTGATCAAGAACCCGACTGGGGCAAGCTTATTGATGACGTGGAAAATTTGGTTGCAGCAGGGCACACAATCAAAGAGGCGACCCAGCAGATCGCCTCCCAATATCACATTTCCCGTCGAGAATTGTATAATCGCGCTCAAAAGAGCCGGAACAATTAA
- a CDS encoding GIY-YIG nuclease family protein, whose product MSGNKAIWWVYILRCQGDVFYTGITTNLVQRFRVHQRGKGAKFTRAHKPLEVWCQFGPYTKSQALREEYRIKQLPHRAKEALKLSCL is encoded by the coding sequence ATGTCCGGCAATAAGGCCATATGGTGGGTCTATATTTTACGATGTCAAGGTGATGTGTTTTATACCGGAATCACAACCAATCTGGTTCAGCGTTTTCGCGTTCATCAGCGAGGAAAAGGCGCCAAATTTACCCGGGCACATAAGCCGCTGGAGGTCTGGTGTCAGTTTGGACCATACACCAAATCCCAGGCGTTGCGCGAAGAATACCGCATTAAACAGCTGCCCCATAGAGCAAAGGAGGCCCTTAAACTATCGTGTCTGTAA
- a CDS encoding cyclic-di-AMP receptor — translation MKLVIAILQDKDASGAVTELNRRGFRATKLASTGGFLREGNTTILVGIEEKDVEAVIHILKRTSAARQETLTPQTPSHSGEPYIPFPVEVTVGGATIFVVDIDRYEKF, via the coding sequence GTGAAACTGGTCATTGCCATTCTTCAGGACAAAGATGCATCGGGAGCGGTTACCGAACTTAACCGGCGGGGATTTCGGGCGACGAAATTGGCGAGTACGGGAGGCTTTTTGCGCGAGGGCAACACGACGATATTGGTGGGAATTGAAGAAAAAGATGTCGAAGCGGTCATTCATATTTTGAAACGGACGTCAGCTGCCCGGCAAGAGACGCTTACGCCACAAACGCCCTCGCATAGTGGAGAACCGTATATTCCTTTCCCGGTTGAGGTGACTGTGGGCGGGGCAACAATATTTGTCGTGGACATTGATCGTTATGAAAAATTCTAA